In Priestia megaterium NBRC 15308 = ATCC 14581, the following proteins share a genomic window:
- a CDS encoding iron-sulfur cluster assembly scaffold protein, translating to MFNDIICDHFMNPRNIGELTDADYVIEISNPICGDTVHMYLRLNQEVISDVAYRAYGCSTSIATASIVSEKIVGMSKAEISSITRNNVVEWLGELEPSQLHCVDIALNILNQCANPTKKKFEQKEFLIEGEGAF from the coding sequence ATGTTCAATGATATAATCTGTGATCATTTTATGAATCCTAGGAATATTGGTGAACTTACAGATGCGGACTATGTGATTGAAATCAGTAATCCTATTTGTGGTGATACAGTACACATGTATTTAAGGTTAAACCAAGAGGTTATCTCCGATGTGGCTTATAGAGCTTATGGATGTTCTACGTCTATTGCTACAGCAAGTATTGTTTCAGAAAAAATAGTTGGTATGTCTAAAGCTGAAATTTCGTCTATTACACGAAATAACGTTGTTGAATGGTTAGGTGAGTTAGAACCTTCACAGCTTCACTGTGTGGATATTGCTTTAAATATTCTAAATCAGTGTGCAAATCCAACAAAAAAGAAATTTGAACAGAAAGAGTTTCTGATAGAAGGGGAAGGTGCATTTTAA
- a CDS encoding TetR/AcrR family transcriptional regulator, with product MFKKTDLRVIRTRKMIKESFIDLIQEKGYESITIRDIADNALINRATFYLHYVDKQDLVDKLIDEVFEELTDIINPCIYIQKKRVNISQFQSMIEAIFTNIFHHATFYQIMLSEKGVHGFNRRMQEVIQEKFRKEFATINLQEQKFSTPPELLIHFISSALIGTVEWWVNNDLVYSPKHMAVQLVHLVTIGPLQSSGFEIEA from the coding sequence ATGTTTAAAAAAACAGATTTGCGTGTTATTCGAACAAGAAAAATGATTAAAGAATCGTTTATTGATTTAATCCAAGAGAAAGGCTATGAATCTATTACCATTAGGGATATTGCAGACAATGCATTAATTAACAGAGCTACTTTTTATCTTCACTATGTAGATAAGCAGGATTTGGTGGATAAATTAATTGACGAAGTTTTTGAGGAACTAACAGATATTATTAACCCTTGTATATACATCCAAAAGAAAAGAGTGAACATATCGCAATTTCAATCAATGATTGAAGCTATATTTACAAATATTTTCCATCATGCTACGTTTTATCAAATCATGTTAAGTGAAAAAGGGGTACATGGATTTAATCGCAGAATGCAAGAGGTTATTCAAGAGAAATTTAGAAAAGAATTCGCCACAATAAATTTACAAGAACAAAAGTTTTCAACTCCTCCTGAATTATTGATACATTTCATTTCTTCAGCATTGATTGGGACAGTAGAATGGTGGGTTAATAATGATTTAGTCTATTCTCCTAAACATATGGCAGTGCAGTTAGTTCACTTAGTAACGATTGGTCCATTACAGTCTTCAGGTTTTGAAATTGAAGCATAA
- a CDS encoding cysteine desulfurase family protein → MHTPIYFDYNATTPIDPRVLEGMLPYLQNHFGNPSSTYSIGYRTKEAIEMARKDIANLISVEDGNVFFTSGGSEANSTILKGIAAKSSKKKHIITSSIEHPAILKTCDYLRKHHGFQITTIPVNPAGIVDVNDIERAITSQTVLVTVMMVNNEIGSIQPIKEIGNLCKKHNIHFHCDAVQAVGKIPVNLKELPIDSLSMSAHKIYGPKGVGCLYLREGVNIPPLILGGSQEFGMRSGTENVAGIVGFGIAAKIVQEDLYFNLTKIEYLRNLFLTNLHTEIEECLINGDIHASVPSTINIQISGIRGESLASMLNELGFCVSIASACSSTSSKLSHVLKAIGKTDEEIRSSIRISIGALTTEDEINQLVRHLKQSVMRLRSFSPKYQMSI, encoded by the coding sequence ATGCATACACCTATTTATTTTGACTATAATGCCACTACTCCTATTGATCCAAGAGTATTAGAAGGTATGTTACCATATCTTCAAAATCATTTTGGGAATCCGTCGAGCACTTATTCTATAGGATATCGTACTAAAGAGGCCATTGAAATGGCACGTAAAGATATAGCTAATCTTATCAGTGTTGAGGATGGTAATGTATTTTTTACAAGTGGTGGATCTGAGGCGAATTCCACTATATTAAAAGGCATTGCAGCAAAAAGTTCAAAGAAGAAGCATATTATTACAAGTTCAATTGAACATCCAGCTATCTTAAAAACGTGTGATTACTTAAGAAAGCATCATGGATTTCAAATTACCACAATACCTGTCAATCCGGCTGGTATTGTGGATGTTAATGATATCGAAAGAGCTATAACTAGCCAAACAGTTCTTGTTACAGTCATGATGGTAAATAATGAAATTGGATCTATACAGCCTATAAAAGAAATAGGTAATCTGTGTAAAAAGCACAATATTCATTTCCATTGCGACGCAGTACAGGCAGTTGGGAAAATACCTGTTAATTTAAAGGAACTTCCAATTGACAGTTTATCGATGTCAGCGCATAAGATTTATGGACCTAAGGGAGTAGGCTGTTTATATTTACGTGAAGGTGTGAATATTCCTCCTCTTATCCTTGGAGGGTCTCAAGAATTTGGTATGCGCTCTGGAACAGAAAATGTAGCAGGTATTGTCGGTTTTGGGATTGCTGCAAAAATAGTTCAAGAAGATCTATACTTCAATCTTACAAAGATAGAGTACCTACGTAACTTATTCTTAACTAATCTCCATACAGAAATTGAGGAGTGTTTAATAAACGGAGATATACATGCGAGTGTTCCTTCCACGATAAACATTCAAATTTCTGGTATTAGAGGAGAATCCTTAGCCAGTATGTTAAATGAATTAGGATTTTGTGTATCTATTGCTTCTGCATGCAGCTCTACTTCATCTAAACTTTCACATGTATTAAAAGCAATTGGAAAAACAGATGAAGAGATCAGAAGCTCAATTCGTATAAGTATAGGTGCGTTAACTACAGAGGATGAAATAAATCAGTTAGTTAGACATTTAAAACAATCCGTGATGAGATTGCGTTCTTTCTCCCCTAAATATCAAATGTCTATATAG
- a CDS encoding NADPH:quinone reductase: MKSIQVTQFGGPEKLVFKDVKDVVAEKGEVCVRLYAAGVNPSDTYTLAGTYAFSIPQLPYTPGLDGAGVVESIGEEVTNVHVGDRVFIASLMGSKNTGTFAQKVVCDATLVHPLPSHVSFEQGAALGVPALTAYRALFQRACLKPGQTVLIHGASGGVGLQVVQMAKSHGAKVIGTASKPEGKKMVQQAGADFVTDHVTEATIEDVLALMDGNGPDVIIEFLANKNLETDLKLIAPFGKIIIVGNRGSIDINPRLAMQKECDILATALWNAPKDEYEQSIHGVIGMLTSGALRPIIGTTLPLQQVSQGFKQLEKGIGNGKLVLIID; the protein is encoded by the coding sequence ATGAAATCAATTCAAGTCACACAGTTTGGTGGACCTGAGAAATTAGTATTTAAGGACGTTAAGGATGTAGTAGCAGAAAAGGGAGAAGTATGTGTTCGTTTGTATGCAGCAGGTGTCAATCCGAGTGATACTTACACATTAGCAGGTACATATGCGTTTAGTATACCTCAGTTGCCTTATACTCCAGGATTAGACGGTGCAGGAGTTGTGGAGTCGATTGGAGAAGAAGTTACAAATGTTCATGTCGGTGATCGTGTATTTATTGCGTCTTTAATGGGAAGTAAAAATACAGGAACCTTTGCCCAAAAAGTAGTATGTGATGCAACGTTGGTTCATCCATTACCATCCCATGTATCTTTTGAACAAGGTGCAGCATTAGGGGTACCCGCACTAACGGCCTATCGTGCGCTATTTCAACGTGCCTGCCTGAAGCCCGGTCAAACCGTGCTTATTCATGGAGCCAGTGGTGGAGTCGGATTACAGGTTGTACAAATGGCGAAATCTCACGGTGCAAAAGTGATTGGAACAGCAAGCAAGCCAGAGGGTAAAAAAATGGTTCAGCAAGCTGGTGCAGATTTTGTCACTGATCATGTGACAGAAGCAACGATTGAAGATGTGTTAGCCTTAATGGATGGCAATGGGCCTGATGTAATTATTGAGTTTTTAGCAAATAAGAATTTAGAAACAGATTTAAAGCTGATTGCACCATTCGGTAAGATTATAATTGTTGGAAACCGTGGTTCAATAGACATAAACCCACGCCTTGCCATGCAAAAAGAATGTGATATTTTAGCAACAGCTCTTTGGAATGCACCAAAGGATGAATATGAACAAAGTATTCATGGGGTAATTGGCATGCTAACAAGTGGTGCACTTCGTCCCATTATTGGTACAACTTTGCCACTCCAGCAAGTATCGCAGGGCTTTAAACAACTAGAAAAAGGTATAGGAAATGGTAAACTTGTTTTGATAATTGACTAA
- a CDS encoding DUF3231 family protein, protein MDKNKLKLTSSEIGTLWGEYVNGTMTDVVNRYMLSIIEDESVKAVFEDAIKTFAKQKKQIVTFIENEGFPVPIGFTESDLNKGTQKLFTDTFCLNYLHIMTLHGLLGHTTSLGVSVREDLRYFYDSCDNDAKRMYHQTIELLLEKGEFQRDPYFYPAKNPEYISSQDFSDGFFGKGRRLTATEIISISFNLKKSIMAKTLSIGFSQVSQSKEVRKFLEDSEKTADNQIQSLSKIMHADNLPVPKSWETEVTNSTDAPFSDKLMMYHIGFLFQAAQNYHGAGLASAMRTDLVTAYEGTILKNLMVTKKWFNIMVKNKWLEQPPLAPNRKEIAREK, encoded by the coding sequence ATGGATAAGAATAAGTTAAAACTCACATCTTCTGAAATAGGGACACTATGGGGAGAGTATGTTAATGGAACAATGACAGATGTAGTAAATCGGTATATGCTCTCTATTATTGAGGATGAGTCGGTAAAGGCCGTTTTTGAAGATGCAATCAAGACCTTCGCAAAACAAAAGAAACAAATCGTAACTTTTATAGAAAACGAGGGGTTTCCAGTTCCAATTGGATTTACTGAGTCTGACCTCAATAAAGGTACCCAAAAATTATTCACTGATACATTTTGCTTGAATTATTTACATATCATGACGTTACACGGTTTGCTAGGACATACAACCTCATTAGGTGTTTCTGTCAGAGAAGACTTACGCTACTTCTACGATTCATGTGATAATGATGCAAAAAGGATGTATCATCAAACAATCGAATTATTACTTGAAAAAGGGGAGTTTCAGAGGGATCCTTATTTTTATCCTGCTAAGAACCCTGAATATATTTCTAGTCAGGATTTTTCAGATGGATTTTTTGGAAAAGGCAGACGCTTGACGGCAACAGAAATCATAAGTATTTCTTTCAACCTTAAAAAAAGCATTATGGCTAAAACTCTTTCTATTGGATTTAGTCAGGTCTCTCAATCAAAAGAAGTAAGAAAATTTTTAGAGGATTCGGAGAAAACAGCTGATAATCAAATACAATCCTTGTCAAAAATAATGCACGCAGATAATTTACCAGTTCCCAAATCGTGGGAGACAGAAGTAACAAATTCAACAGACGCCCCTTTTTCTGATAAATTAATGATGTATCATATTGGTTTCTTGTTCCAAGCTGCACAAAATTATCACGGAGCAGGTTTAGCATCAGCCATGCGAACAGATCTTGTAACAGCTTATGAAGGCACCATTCTCAAAAATCTAATGGTAACAAAAAAATGGTTTAACATTATGGTAAAAAATAAATGGTTAGAACAACCACCACTTGCTCCTAATAGAAAAGAAATTGCAAGAGAAAAATAA
- a CDS encoding acyl carrier protein: MENDKIFMMIRESILVFSPLKETDIKIDSNLSGDLSLDSTDRLELVLDLEQKLDISIPTEDYGWCKTIEDVVLLVKQIQAQNTKEAVK, translated from the coding sequence ATGGAAAACGATAAGATTTTTATGATGATAAGAGAGTCTATTTTAGTTTTTTCACCTTTAAAAGAAACGGATATTAAAATAGATAGCAATTTGTCCGGAGATTTATCACTGGATTCAACTGACCGTTTAGAACTTGTCTTAGATTTAGAGCAAAAGTTAGATATTAGCATTCCAACTGAGGACTATGGCTGGTGTAAAACGATTGAGGACGTTGTGTTGTTAGTAAAACAAATACAAGCTCAGAACACTAAGGAGGCTGTTAAATGA
- a CDS encoding DinB family protein: protein MDELVFKQFKVAKDFFIRNVEAISTEVASVQPDGFNNTIHWHIGHVLTFTEQLMFGFPEKTIYLPINYVELFGNGTKPADWKGKVPSLEELISQLKDQSIRLQQIPSEQLKETLQKPFMGFEIFGELAGLAVLHESNHLGHIQAMKRVVEYESVKQ from the coding sequence ATGGATGAATTAGTATTTAAGCAATTTAAAGTTGCAAAAGATTTTTTTATTAGAAACGTAGAAGCTATTTCCACAGAAGTAGCGAGTGTTCAGCCAGATGGCTTTAACAATACAATTCATTGGCATATTGGCCACGTATTAACATTCACTGAGCAATTAATGTTTGGATTTCCGGAAAAGACCATTTACCTTCCGATAAACTATGTCGAATTATTTGGAAATGGTACGAAACCGGCTGACTGGAAAGGTAAGGTGCCAAGCTTAGAAGAATTGATTAGCCAGCTTAAGGATCAGTCCATTCGTCTTCAGCAAATTCCAAGTGAACAATTAAAGGAAACTCTTCAAAAACCATTTATGGGATTTGAAATTTTTGGGGAGCTAGCAGGCCTGGCCGTTCTACATGAATCCAATCATTTAGGCCATATCCAAGCAATGAAACGCGTTGTTGAATATGAAAGTGTAAAACAATAA
- a CDS encoding LuxE family acyl-protein synthetase: MNLSTKLKELGLSPLNTLVGSAHNLYKMPFDTVNEYKGSVIADNFNYHYENNEFYRDLCKKKNISPQDIKSFNDLAKIPLIPVQTFKQCDSHLLMTSKLNEVEFEMRSTGTSGIPSVSRRDRLTMDSAFDSVVTTYREFFKFSRGMGLFLFPPTEEMPEMGMVKALNVFAGLLDGSVNLVKKITFNPEKAVEVLQSWDGKHTRHIVGPPFLVYRLIKYCMDRNIKLNLEKNSFIITLGGWKRFTGEEIPRGEFNELCHEYLGVQSYNVRDMYGLVEANMLAVECHKQEKHIPPWVHVSMRNPHNVLEEVEYGERGVIAIYDPTSISYPGFILTEDVGYLRKDTSCECGRNGQTLVYISRMPGVEVGCCAINLEKFIEEKEKGMAIKGGI, translated from the coding sequence ATGAACTTATCTACTAAGTTAAAAGAACTAGGATTATCCCCATTAAATACATTAGTCGGCAGTGCCCATAACCTTTATAAAATGCCTTTTGATACAGTAAATGAATATAAAGGCAGCGTTATTGCAGATAACTTTAACTATCATTATGAAAATAACGAATTTTATCGTGATTTATGTAAAAAGAAAAACATTAGCCCTCAGGATATAAAGAGTTTTAATGATTTAGCAAAAATCCCTTTAATTCCAGTTCAAACATTTAAACAATGCGATTCTCATCTTCTTATGACATCGAAATTAAATGAAGTTGAATTCGAAATGAGAAGTACAGGAACAAGTGGTATTCCTAGTGTATCTCGTCGTGATCGATTAACGATGGATAGTGCATTTGATAGTGTTGTAACCACCTATAGGGAGTTCTTTAAGTTCTCCAGAGGGATGGGATTATTTCTTTTCCCACCAACTGAAGAAATGCCTGAAATGGGAATGGTAAAAGCACTGAACGTTTTTGCTGGTTTATTAGATGGTAGCGTTAATTTAGTAAAGAAAATAACATTCAACCCCGAAAAAGCTGTAGAAGTCTTACAGAGTTGGGATGGAAAGCACACTAGACATATAGTAGGCCCTCCATTTTTAGTATATAGATTAATTAAATATTGTATGGATCGCAATATTAAACTTAATTTAGAAAAGAATAGCTTTATTATTACGCTTGGAGGATGGAAAAGGTTCACTGGTGAAGAAATTCCACGAGGAGAATTTAATGAGCTTTGTCATGAATACTTAGGTGTTCAATCATACAATGTAAGGGATATGTATGGATTAGTAGAAGCTAATATGCTTGCAGTAGAATGCCATAAACAAGAAAAACATATTCCACCATGGGTACACGTTTCTATGCGTAATCCACACAATGTCTTAGAAGAAGTTGAATATGGAGAAAGAGGCGTTATTGCTATTTATGACCCAACTTCTATTTCTTATCCAGGCTTCATTCTGACAGAAGATGTTGGATATTTAAGAAAGGATACATCTTGTGAATGTGGCCGTAATGGACAGACGTTAGTATATATTTCAAGGATGCCAGGCGTGGAAGTAGGTTGTTGTGCAATTAACCTTGAAAAGTTTATCGAAGAAAAAGAAAAAGGCATGGCTATCAAAGGAGGAATTTAA
- a CDS encoding cold-inducible protein YdjO-related protein codes for MYYSKRNQEPPVQEETEIWECTVEECKGWMRKDFSYDSHQKCPLCKSQMEAKKRLIDKIPRNPHRR; via the coding sequence ATGTATTATAGTAAAAGAAATCAAGAACCTCCGGTTCAAGAAGAAACAGAAATTTGGGAATGTACAGTAGAAGAGTGTAAAGGCTGGATGAGAAAAGACTTCTCTTACGATAGTCATCAGAAATGTCCTTTGTGTAAAAGTCAGATGGAAGCTAAAAAACGCCTTATTGATAAAATCCCCCGTAATCCTCATAGAAGATAA
- a CDS encoding flavin-containing monooxygenase: protein MGNSYNTIVIGAGQAGLAIGYYLKQKSLSFLIIDSNSRVGDSWRHRYDSLILFTPRSHSALPGMNVEGSPHGYPNKDEIADYLENYSRHYNLPVQLNTAVINLFKENEQFHLVTNKGNYVAKNIVVATGPFQKPFVPDVEKDVLKDIFQIHAAHYKNPTQLNEGTTLIVGAGNSGVQIATELAESREVYLSVGKRMKFLPYTLLNRSVFWWFQVLGVSKATIHSKLGQFMKKNDPIIGKELKPLLSRGVVKKVSKVSKADGKSLICQNGEKVQPENIIWATGYHNDYEWIEIPNIIDKNNNVIHDRGITKEKGLYFLGLSWQYRRGSALLLGVGEDAKFLANHIT, encoded by the coding sequence ATGGGAAATTCATATAACACAATTGTAATTGGCGCTGGACAAGCAGGACTAGCTATTGGCTATTATTTAAAACAAAAATCCCTTTCGTTTTTAATTATAGATTCTAATAGTAGAGTCGGGGACTCTTGGCGTCATCGTTACGATTCTTTAATCTTGTTTACACCTAGATCTCATAGTGCACTACCGGGTATGAATGTAGAAGGGTCGCCACATGGTTACCCTAACAAAGATGAGATTGCCGATTATTTAGAGAATTATAGTCGTCATTATAATCTTCCAGTTCAACTAAATACAGCCGTTATTAATTTATTTAAAGAGAATGAGCAGTTCCACCTCGTTACTAATAAGGGTAATTACGTAGCGAAAAATATAGTAGTTGCGACTGGTCCCTTTCAAAAGCCCTTTGTACCAGATGTTGAGAAAGATGTCTTAAAAGACATTTTTCAAATTCATGCAGCTCATTATAAAAACCCGACTCAATTAAATGAAGGAACGACTTTAATAGTGGGTGCTGGTAATTCAGGGGTACAGATTGCAACGGAGTTAGCTGAAAGCAGAGAAGTTTATCTATCTGTAGGTAAACGGATGAAATTCCTACCCTATACATTACTGAATAGGAGTGTTTTTTGGTGGTTCCAAGTGCTTGGAGTATCAAAAGCAACTATCCATTCAAAATTGGGGCAGTTTATGAAAAAAAATGATCCAATTATAGGGAAAGAGTTAAAACCACTGCTAAGTAGAGGCGTTGTTAAAAAGGTTTCAAAAGTTTCAAAGGCAGATGGTAAGAGTTTAATTTGTCAAAATGGGGAGAAGGTCCAACCAGAGAATATCATCTGGGCCACTGGTTACCACAATGATTACGAATGGATTGAAATCCCTAACATAATTGATAAAAACAATAATGTAATTCATGATCGAGGCATAACAAAAGAAAAGGGTCTTTACTTTCTAGGGTTATCATGGCAATACCGACGAGGTTCCGCCTTATTATTAGGGGTTGGAGAAGACGCCAAGTTCTTAGCAAATCATATAACTTAA
- a CDS encoding MarC family protein yields MKGVFTVLALILKLTISFFAVMNPLGNIPIFITLTNDYSIQERRHSARKAVIISFIILTLFLLLGSFIFSAFGITIHAFRVAGGILIFGIAYSLLHAKPSNAQSPHSHEQKAAASQNDISITPLALPIMAGPGTIATVMSHSSYSIANLGSVLISYTLILGVTFILFYYSTAIIKKLGQNGLNVISRLMGLILAVMAIQMIAEGVHGLFPHL; encoded by the coding sequence ATGAAAGGAGTTTTTACAGTGTTAGCTTTAATTCTTAAACTTACTATCTCATTTTTTGCTGTTATGAATCCACTCGGAAACATACCTATTTTCATTACTCTTACGAATGATTATTCTATTCAAGAAAGACGTCATAGTGCAAGGAAGGCTGTCATTATCTCTTTTATTATTCTTACCCTATTTTTACTTTTAGGGAGTTTTATCTTTTCCGCCTTTGGGATCACCATACATGCTTTTCGTGTAGCAGGAGGAATCTTAATCTTTGGAATTGCCTATAGCTTGCTTCATGCTAAACCTTCTAATGCACAAAGTCCTCATTCGCATGAACAAAAAGCTGCAGCTTCCCAAAATGATATTTCCATTACCCCCCTTGCTCTGCCGATTATGGCTGGACCCGGAACAATTGCGACAGTCATGTCTCACAGTTCTTATTCGATAGCAAATCTAGGGAGTGTACTCATTAGTTACACCCTTATATTAGGAGTTACTTTTATCCTTTTCTATTATTCTACAGCTATTATCAAAAAGCTCGGACAGAATGGTTTAAATGTTATCTCAAGGTTAATGGGATTAATACTAGCAGTGATGGCTATACAAATGATTGCAGAAGGTGTTCACGGGTTATTTCCTCATCTGTAA
- a CDS encoding cold-shock protein: MTQGTVKWFNADKGFGFIEIEGGDDVFVHFSAIQGEGFKSLEEGQKVTFDIEEGQRGAQAANVHKA, translated from the coding sequence ATGACACAAGGTACAGTAAAATGGTTTAACGCAGACAAAGGTTTCGGTTTCATTGAAATCGAAGGCGGAGACGATGTATTCGTTCATTTCAGTGCTATTCAAGGTGAAGGTTTCAAATCATTAGAAGAAGGTCAAAAAGTTACTTTTGATATCGAAGAAGGTCAACGTGGAGCACAAGCTGCTAACGTTCATAAAGCATAA
- a CDS encoding carboxymuconolactone decarboxylase family protein, translating to MSDDTLYKKSYLNRLGELKERSPKVAAKFMQFEHEVFNTGTIPPKIKELIAIAVAHTTGCPYCIEAHVAKYKKLGGTMDEILEAVTVAAALKAGAAISHSVNAINAFERE from the coding sequence ATGTCAGACGATACTTTATATAAAAAATCATATTTAAATAGATTAGGGGAATTAAAGGAAAGATCACCAAAAGTTGCAGCAAAATTTATGCAGTTTGAACACGAAGTCTTTAATACAGGTACGATTCCTCCTAAAATAAAAGAGTTGATCGCTATTGCTGTAGCGCATACAACAGGATGTCCATATTGCATTGAAGCTCATGTAGCTAAGTATAAAAAACTAGGTGGAACTATGGATGAAATTTTAGAAGCAGTGACTGTAGCAGCTGCGCTTAAAGCTGGGGCTGCAATTAGTCATAGTGTAAATGCCATCAATGCCTTCGAAAGAGAGTGA
- a CDS encoding fatty acyl-AMP ligase → MEKLIDNPTIPNSSYSSMIDLLSHKARVHPEKVVYTFLYNDNKDEINITYQELHTCAKQIAGYLQHLGLEGQRALLMYPSGIDYIKAFLGCIYANVIPVPVYPPGLSRNMLRLKAIMDDAATNIILTTTYLHSKISFHFSDELSSMNLKWIPIDDISHDYQDDWSQPKIDKESLAFLQYTSGSTSSPKGVMVTHGNILHNEAMIKTACQHNEDTVMLGWLPMYHDMGLIGNILQPLYLGAKCVFMSPMDFLQKPFRWLSAISKYKATISGGPNFAYDLCLKKITDEQKRQLDLSTWEVAFNGAEPVRYETIQKFAQAFKDCGFKLNQFFPCYGMAEATLFITGNEKLTKLVSKGFCKESLLENKAIERPLNSEDSVKLVGCGMTWLDQKVEIVNTDFLTTCASNEIGEIWIKGNSIAKGYFGREQETNYAFNNTVKDTNENGFLRTGDLGFFHEGQLFVTGRLKDVIVMRGKNHYPQDIELTVEKADQAIISGASAAFSVDINEEEKLIIVAEIERKYRPRSHKEKELKGYLDNVLRNIRQQVMEEHEVQPYAIYLLKTSSIPKTSSGKIQRHACKKAYLNNGLEVWHN, encoded by the coding sequence GTGGAAAAATTGATAGACAACCCTACTATTCCAAATAGTAGTTATTCTTCAATGATTGACTTGTTATCTCATAAGGCGAGGGTTCATCCTGAAAAGGTGGTCTACACATTTTTATATAATGACAACAAGGATGAAATTAATATTACCTATCAAGAACTTCACACGTGTGCTAAGCAAATCGCTGGTTACCTACAACATTTAGGTTTAGAAGGACAACGAGCTCTTTTAATGTATCCATCTGGAATAGACTACATTAAAGCTTTTCTAGGTTGTATCTATGCGAATGTAATACCCGTTCCCGTGTATCCTCCTGGGTTGAGCAGGAATATGTTACGTTTAAAAGCGATTATGGACGATGCAGCTACTAATATTATTTTAACAACTACGTACCTGCATTCAAAAATAAGTTTTCATTTCTCAGATGAACTTTCAAGCATGAATTTAAAGTGGATTCCGATTGACGATATATCTCATGATTATCAAGATGATTGGTCACAACCAAAGATAGATAAAGAATCTTTAGCCTTTTTACAATATACTTCAGGATCTACATCTTCTCCTAAAGGAGTAATGGTCACTCACGGTAATATTTTGCATAATGAAGCCATGATTAAAACAGCTTGTCAGCATAACGAGGATACAGTCATGCTCGGGTGGCTACCAATGTATCATGATATGGGGTTAATAGGTAACATTCTACAACCACTATACCTTGGGGCCAAATGTGTATTTATGTCGCCAATGGATTTTTTACAAAAGCCTTTTCGATGGCTAAGTGCTATCTCAAAGTACAAAGCAACTATTAGCGGTGGACCCAATTTTGCTTATGACTTATGCCTAAAAAAGATTACAGATGAACAAAAGAGGCAGCTTGATTTAAGTACGTGGGAAGTTGCTTTTAATGGGGCTGAACCCGTGCGTTATGAAACTATTCAAAAGTTCGCCCAGGCTTTTAAAGATTGTGGTTTTAAACTAAATCAATTTTTTCCGTGCTACGGTATGGCTGAAGCAACTTTATTTATAACAGGTAATGAAAAATTAACAAAGCTTGTCTCCAAAGGCTTTTGCAAGGAAAGTCTCCTAGAAAATAAAGCTATAGAGCGACCGTTAAATTCTGAAGATTCAGTTAAATTAGTTGGTTGCGGTATGACTTGGCTTGATCAGAAAGTAGAAATTGTTAATACCGATTTCTTAACCACATGTGCATCAAATGAAATAGGTGAAATTTGGATTAAAGGAAACAGTATAGCAAAAGGGTATTTTGGACGGGAACAAGAAACAAATTATGCGTTTAATAATACAGTGAAAGACACAAACGAAAATGGCTTTTTAAGAACTGGGGATTTAGGGTTCTTTCATGAAGGCCAGCTTTTTGTAACAGGTAGACTGAAGGATGTCATTGTAATGAGAGGGAAAAACCATTACCCGCAAGATATTGAATTAACTGTGGAAAAAGCAGATCAAGCTATTATTTCAGGAGCCAGCGCTGCCTTTTCTGTTGATATTAATGAGGAAGAGAAGTTGATTATAGTTGCTGAAATCGAACGTAAATATAGGCCTAGATCGCATAAGGAAAAAGAGTTGAAAGGTTATTTAGACAATGTTTTAAGAAACATCCGTCAGCAAGTAATGGAGGAACATGAAGTTCAGCCATATGCTATTTACCTTTTAAAGACTAGCAGTATACCAAAAACATCTAGTGGGAAAATCCAAAGACATGCTTGTAAAAAAGCGTATTTAAATAATGGCTTAGAGGTTTGGCATAATTAA